The following proteins are co-located in the Pseudarthrobacter siccitolerans genome:
- a CDS encoding 4a-hydroxytetrahydrobiopterin dehydratase yields MAATDVLTPERLEDALAVLPHWRYHEGALVTVYKMPTSAAALKLVAAVGRLAEEQNHHPDLDWRYNRVFLRYTSHDAGGEVTARDVGAAEAVSEAAAAVHAVAEPAKHPAGA; encoded by the coding sequence ATGGCCGCCACAGACGTGCTTACCCCCGAACGGCTCGAGGACGCCCTGGCCGTCCTGCCGCACTGGCGCTACCACGAGGGCGCCCTCGTAACGGTGTACAAGATGCCCACGTCGGCTGCTGCACTCAAGCTGGTTGCCGCCGTCGGGCGCCTCGCCGAGGAACAAAACCACCACCCGGACCTGGACTGGCGGTACAACAGGGTGTTCCTCCGCTACACGTCGCATGATGCCGGGGGAGAGGTCACCGCCCGCGACGTGGGGGCGGCGGAGGCCGTGAGTGAAGCGGCTGCGGCGGTCCATGCCGTTGCGGAGCCGGCCAAGCATCCCGCCGGCGCCTAG